From the Solea senegalensis isolate Sse05_10M linkage group LG16, IFAPA_SoseM_1, whole genome shotgun sequence genome, one window contains:
- the bsdc1 gene encoding BSD domain-containing protein 1 — protein MAEGESWWGGWLQQSYQAVKDKSTEALEFIKRDLTEFSTVVQHDTACSIVATATAVKNKLAAEGSSEATEKVKKSLSSFLGVITDTLAPPPDKTIDCDVITLVATPAGTTEVYDSSKARLYSLQADPATYCNEPDGPLEQFDNWLTVFSLEDKKGEISELLVNSPSIRALYTKMVPAAVAHSEFWQRYFYKVFQLDQEEARRLALKQRAEQPTHTETLGWEEEEEDDFLGTTSSSRFNFTPPLDNTSTQFLTTSTTPTAPALLSPVLSPSEERDATLSVSSDSVSLPTQVEVRPEPSTTELADKLTEAHLEDVDVETTQEEQKPEKSDLPPEAEVQAVTQPEVPVDGPSVRKAASKPEATKEDGPQDLRVFELNSDSGKSTPSNNGKKGSSTDVSEDWEKDFDLDMTEEEVQMALSKIENSGELDEDWENWD, from the exons ATGGCTGAAGG AGAAAGCTGGTGGGGAGGCTGGCTTCAACAGAGCTACCAGGCCGTCAAAGACAAG TCAACTGAGGCCTTAGAGTTTATAAAGCGTGACCTGACTGAGTTCTCCACTGTGGTGCAGCATGACACAGCCTGCTCCATTGTGGCTACAGCCACGgctgtcaaaaacaaactggCC gcgGAAGGCTCCTCAGAGGCCACAGAAAAGGTTAAGAAGAGCCTCTCTAGTTTCTTGGGAGTCATAACAGACACACTCGCACCACCCCCTGATAAAACCATtgactgtgatgtcatcacattGGTGGCAACACCAGCAGGAACCACGGAGGTTTACGACAGTTCCAAG gCGCGTCTCTACAGTTTGCAAGCTGATCCTGCTACATACTGCAATGAGCCTGATG GGCCACTTGAGCAGTTTGACAACTGGCTCACCGTCTTCAGTTTGGAAGATAAGAAAGGAGAAATCTCTGAGCTTCTGGTCAACAGTCCCTCTATACGAGCCCTTTACACCAAAATG GTGCCAGCGGCTGTAGCCCATTCAGAGTTTTGGCAGCGGTATTTCTACAAAGTTTTCCAGTTGGACCAG GAGGAGGCGAGGAGATTAGCACTGAAGCAGAGAGCAGAACagcctacacacacagaaacccttggctgggaggaggaagaggaag ATGACTTCCTTGGTACCACGTCGTCATCTCGGTTCAACTTCACCCCTCCACTGGACAACACCTCGACACAGTTTCTCACGACTTCGACAACTCCCACAGCACCGGCCCTGCTGAGTCCCGTCCTGTCTCCGAGTGAAGAGCGCGACGCCACGCTCTCGGTGAGCAGCGACAGCGTGAGCCTGCCCACGCAGGTGGAAGTGCGGCCGGAGCCCAGTACCACGGAGCTGGCCGACAAACTGACAGAAGCTCATTTGGAAGATGTAGATGTAGAAACGACGCAGGAAGAGCAGAAGCCTGAAAAGAGTGACTTACCTCCTGAGGCTGAAGTGCAGGCTGTAACCCAGCCGGAGGTTCCTGTCGACGGCCCGTCAGTGAGGAAGGCAGCTTCCAAACCAGAGGCGACGAAAGAAGACGGGCCACAGGACCTCAGAGTGTTTGAGCTCAACTCTGACAGCGGCAAGTCTACGCCATCTAACAATGGCAAGAAAG GGTCGAGCACTGACGTGAGCGAAGACTGGGAGAAAGACTTTGACCTGGACATGACGGAGGAGGAAGTCCAAATGGCGCTATCTAAAATAGAAAACTCTGGAGAG CTGGATGAAGACTGGGAGAACTGGGACTGA